Proteins co-encoded in one Cytobacillus sp. NJ13 genomic window:
- a CDS encoding transketolase family protein has translation MKSLLSKDQVSMRDVFGETLLKLSLESDKVYAIDGDLANSTKIDAVAKGNPSRFLQMGIAEQNMMSVAAGLAATGLQPWAATFAAFLSKRAIDQIQVQIAQPKLDVKMIGAYSGLLTGVTGKTHQSLEDIAIFRSLANMVVLAPADSIEVEKMMEFAHKYEGPLYMRLARDPYPIIFNEDYHFEFGKAVHLKEGTDITIISTGTQTSRSLAAAEQLEADGISAAVIHLPTIKPLDKEAIVKAAENTGVIVTAEEHSIYGGLGSAVAEVLVEEKPVPMLRVGVKDLNSESAKNDDLLEKYEISSGHIVKRVKEALTKKNSLI, from the coding sequence ATGAAAAGCTTACTTTCTAAAGATCAAGTTTCAATGAGGGACGTTTTTGGAGAAACACTGCTTAAATTATCTCTGGAGTCCGATAAGGTTTATGCGATTGATGGAGATCTGGCTAACTCAACCAAAATAGATGCTGTTGCAAAAGGGAATCCTTCTAGATTTCTGCAAATGGGCATCGCTGAACAAAATATGATGAGTGTAGCTGCTGGACTGGCTGCAACTGGCTTGCAGCCCTGGGCTGCTACCTTTGCTGCATTTCTGTCTAAACGTGCCATTGATCAAATTCAAGTGCAAATTGCTCAGCCAAAATTAGATGTGAAAATGATTGGAGCCTATAGCGGTTTGCTGACAGGGGTAACGGGAAAAACGCATCAATCGCTTGAAGATATCGCAATTTTCAGATCGCTTGCCAATATGGTTGTTCTCGCACCTGCAGACAGTATAGAAGTGGAAAAAATGATGGAGTTTGCACATAAATACGAAGGGCCGTTATATATGCGACTTGCCCGTGACCCGTATCCAATCATTTTTAATGAAGATTACCACTTTGAATTCGGTAAAGCGGTGCATTTAAAAGAAGGAACGGATATTACCATCATATCTACAGGAACACAAACCAGCAGGTCTTTAGCTGCGGCAGAACAATTAGAAGCTGATGGAATCTCTGCGGCAGTGATTCATCTGCCGACCATTAAGCCGCTTGATAAAGAAGCAATTGTTAAAGCTGCAGAAAATACAGGAGTTATTGTTACAGCAGAGGAGCATAGCATTTATGGCGGTCTTGGAAGTGCAGTGGCAGAGGTTTTAGTAGAAGAGAAACCAGTTCCTATGCTTCGTGTAGGTGTGAAAGATCTAAATTCAGAGTCAGCTAAAAATGATGATCTGCTGGAGAAGTACGAAATTTCATCCGGCCATATTGTCAAAAGAGTCAAAGAGGCATTGACGAAGAAAAATTCTTTAATTTAA
- a CDS encoding aldehyde dehydrogenase family protein: MQTSILNEKLFIDGQWIHSENTHKVYNKYTGELFSEIGIADEKLVDQAIAAAVYAHKNTAFTPDYRYKVLMRAAELLLSHAEEFAQIIAKEGGKPITDARAEVNRSASTFQIAADETKKLVGEIIPNYNVQGRFLYTIKKPVGVVAAITPFNFPLNLVAHKVAPALAAGNPVILKPASDTATIAIKLCELLEKAGVPRGYLQCVVGSGGTVGEQLLNDERIAHYTFTGSPGVGKHIQKTIGLRKATLELGSNSATIVHSDSDINKAAAKLAKMSFAHAGQICISVQRIFVQKSVKEKFLEKFLQEVSYLKVGDPLDPNTNVGPMINVKEAERIEQWVKEAEEDGAVILTGGKREGSIFYPTVVTNVRKGMKVSDEEVFAPVVTVADYETIEEAIELVNDSKYGLQAGIYTSDLSLSYKIPYMLEVGGVVINDTCCFRTDQMPYGGVKESGNGKEGPAYAIQELVETVTVVVNLEE; this comes from the coding sequence ATGCAGACAAGTATTTTAAATGAAAAGCTATTCATTGATGGACAATGGATTCACTCGGAAAATACACACAAAGTATATAACAAATATACCGGGGAGCTCTTTTCAGAGATTGGCATAGCTGATGAAAAGCTGGTGGATCAAGCGATTGCAGCTGCTGTATACGCACATAAAAACACCGCATTTACCCCGGATTACCGCTATAAGGTTTTAATGCGTGCAGCAGAGCTGCTGCTAAGTCATGCCGAAGAATTTGCTCAAATTATTGCCAAGGAAGGCGGGAAGCCTATCACTGATGCAAGAGCAGAAGTGAATCGTTCAGCATCGACATTCCAAATTGCTGCTGATGAAACAAAAAAGCTCGTAGGGGAAATTATCCCAAATTATAACGTGCAGGGAAGATTCCTTTATACAATAAAAAAGCCTGTGGGAGTTGTTGCAGCAATTACCCCGTTCAACTTCCCGCTAAATCTTGTTGCACATAAAGTTGCTCCGGCCTTGGCAGCGGGTAATCCAGTTATTCTTAAGCCGGCATCTGATACAGCGACAATTGCTATAAAACTATGTGAACTGCTCGAGAAAGCAGGAGTTCCGAGAGGATACCTGCAATGTGTAGTAGGAAGCGGGGGCACAGTCGGTGAACAGCTCCTGAATGATGAAAGGATTGCGCATTATACATTTACAGGTTCACCTGGAGTAGGCAAACATATTCAAAAGACAATCGGGTTAAGAAAAGCAACCTTAGAGCTGGGCTCCAACTCTGCCACTATCGTTCATAGTGATTCGGATATTAATAAGGCTGCTGCCAAGCTTGCAAAAATGTCATTTGCACATGCCGGGCAAATATGCATTTCAGTTCAGAGGATTTTTGTTCAGAAATCTGTTAAAGAGAAGTTCCTTGAAAAGTTTTTGCAGGAAGTTTCCTATCTTAAGGTGGGGGATCCTTTGGATCCGAATACGAATGTCGGCCCTATGATCAATGTGAAGGAAGCTGAACGCATTGAGCAATGGGTAAAGGAAGCTGAAGAGGATGGAGCAGTCATTTTAACCGGGGGAAAACGAGAAGGCAGTATTTTTTACCCAACCGTAGTTACAAATGTGAGAAAAGGGATGAAAGTTTCCGATGAAGAGGTGTTCGCTCCTGTCGTTACCGTCGCAGATTACGAAACAATTGAAGAAGCAATTGAGCTTGTGAATGACTCGAAGTATGGTCTGCAGGCTGGAATATATACTTCCGATCTGAGTTTATCTTATAAAATTCCTTACATGCTTGAAGTAGGCGGTGTTGTTATTAATGATACTTGCTGCTTCAGGACTGATCAAATGCCTTATGGAGGCGTGAAAGAAAGCGGAAATGGCAAGGAAGGTCCGGCTTATGCGATACAAGAGCTCGTGGAAACTGTGACGGTCGTTGTAAATCTAGAAGAATGA
- a CDS encoding tartrate dehydrogenase, producing MDTFKIAVIPGDGIGPEVIDEGVKIMKKAAELDGRLQFEFTYFPWGCEFYLKNGKMMDEDGIEQLKSFDAIYLGAVGYPGVPDHISLWDLLLKIRKEFDQYVNIRPITLLNGAPCPLTGGNKENIDMLFIRENSEGEYAGAGDWLFKGNPEEVVLQTGVFSRKGTERIIRYAFETASKAGKTLTSISKGNALNYSMVFWDQVFEQVSKEYPQVQTYSYLVDAAAMYMIKDPARFEVVVTSNLFGDILTDLGAALGGGMGLAAGANINPERIFPSMFEPIHGSAPDIAGKGIANPLAAIWSASQLFDFLGFNDIGENLLSCIEKTLEEKRVLTLDLGGSASTSEVGARVSEILTEMAIAQSSV from the coding sequence TTGGACACATTTAAGATAGCCGTTATTCCAGGTGACGGCATTGGACCGGAAGTAATTGATGAAGGCGTCAAGATTATGAAAAAGGCAGCAGAGCTGGATGGTCGTTTGCAGTTCGAATTTACGTATTTTCCTTGGGGCTGTGAATTTTATTTAAAGAATGGAAAGATGATGGATGAAGACGGGATTGAACAGTTAAAGTCTTTTGATGCAATCTACTTGGGAGCCGTCGGCTATCCGGGGGTGCCAGATCATATCTCTCTTTGGGATCTGCTCCTGAAAATCAGGAAGGAATTTGACCAGTATGTAAATATTCGTCCTATTACACTATTAAATGGTGCACCCTGTCCGCTTACTGGCGGAAATAAAGAAAACATCGATATGCTATTCATTCGTGAGAATAGTGAAGGTGAGTATGCAGGGGCCGGGGATTGGCTTTTTAAAGGCAATCCCGAAGAAGTCGTTTTACAGACAGGGGTCTTTTCCCGGAAAGGTACGGAGCGCATCATCCGGTATGCTTTTGAAACAGCGTCCAAAGCAGGGAAAACACTGACCAGCATAAGTAAAGGAAATGCACTTAATTATTCCATGGTATTTTGGGATCAAGTGTTTGAACAGGTGAGCAAGGAATACCCCCAAGTTCAGACCTATTCCTATCTTGTTGATGCAGCAGCTATGTACATGATTAAAGATCCTGCAAGGTTCGAGGTTGTTGTAACCTCCAATTTATTTGGAGATATTTTAACAGATTTGGGTGCAGCGCTAGGAGGCGGCATGGGGCTGGCGGCCGGAGCCAATATTAATCCTGAAAGAATATTCCCGTCAATGTTTGAGCCAATTCATGGTTCAGCACCGGATATCGCAGGGAAAGGGATAGCCAACCCGCTGGCTGCAATTTGGTCAGCCAGCCAGCTTTTTGATTTTCTCGGCTTTAACGATATAGGAGAGAATCTGCTCAGCTGCATCGAAAAAACACTGGAAGAGAAAAGGGTTCTTACTCTAGATCTCGGCGGATCCGCTTCCACTTCAGAAGTTGGTGCGCGTGTTAGTGAAATTTTAACTGAAATGGCAATAGCACAATCTTCGGTATAA
- a CDS encoding 3-hydroxyacyl-CoA dehydrogenase NAD-binding domain-containing protein: MIQKIAVIGAGTMGHSIALNFALYGLNVNVYDPDWKSVEKAKDEILRQLDLLQEVGNIDIQNKINTLKSIHFYTSLKETVADREFVVEAVPENLELKQDLFKKLDDYCPPKTILASNTSSLDLESMMAKVSEMRKKRILITHWYNPAHIMPLVEISNFGNNHQDVYEDVKSLHMLIGKQCIEVLKNIPGLVANRIQQSVAREVFSLMEQQAASPEDIEKALMFGPAFRYATTGQLMIADMGGLDIWCTVGDNLLKDMENRQFSSPLLREKTSEGKLGLKSGEGFFKYRKDEAEEIKKQFNRKLLHQLNASQYYMNHIIK, encoded by the coding sequence ATGATTCAAAAAATAGCAGTTATTGGGGCTGGAACAATGGGACATAGTATTGCCCTTAATTTTGCCCTATATGGCCTTAATGTAAATGTATATGACCCAGATTGGAAAAGTGTTGAAAAGGCTAAAGATGAGATTCTTAGGCAGCTGGACTTATTACAGGAAGTAGGAAATATAGATATCCAAAATAAAATCAATACGCTCAAAAGTATCCATTTCTATACCAGCTTAAAAGAAACAGTAGCAGATAGAGAATTTGTGGTGGAAGCCGTCCCTGAGAATCTGGAATTAAAACAAGATCTTTTTAAGAAATTAGATGATTATTGTCCTCCAAAGACTATTTTAGCAAGTAATACTTCAAGTTTGGATTTGGAGAGCATGATGGCAAAGGTAAGCGAAATGAGAAAAAAAAGAATCCTGATAACTCATTGGTATAACCCTGCGCATATCATGCCGCTTGTGGAAATTTCGAATTTTGGAAACAACCATCAAGATGTGTATGAAGATGTGAAAAGCTTGCATATGCTCATTGGCAAACAATGTATAGAAGTACTAAAAAATATTCCTGGTCTGGTGGCAAATCGAATTCAGCAGAGTGTGGCAAGAGAGGTATTCTCCCTGATGGAGCAGCAAGCTGCATCTCCCGAGGATATTGAAAAAGCGTTAATGTTTGGCCCTGCATTCCGATACGCCACAACAGGGCAATTAATGATTGCTGATATGGGCGGATTGGATATATGGTGCACGGTAGGTGATAACCTGCTGAAAGATATGGAAAATAGGCAATTCTCCAGCCCTCTGCTAAGAGAGAAAACATCTGAAGGAAAGCTGGGGTTAAAATCCGGCGAAGGTTTTTTTAAATATCGAAAAGATGAAGCAGAGGAAATTAAGAAACAGTTTAATAGAAAGCTCCTTCATCAGCTAAATGCCTCCCAATATTATATGAATCATATTATTAAATGA
- a CDS encoding fumarylacetoacetate hydrolase family protein, whose translation MIILKLITFKDKDGTIKAGWIEKEQVFDMEKASGGKLPGSILGFLEQFEENYNLASQIAGHDQLGTYKLNEIELLAPLPNPRSVRDFMAFEGHVATIAAKNKQNVVPEWYEIPVFYFTNHHAITGPNQKIKRPAQCSELDYELEIACIIGREGRNISAEQAEDYIAGYTILNDWSARDLQMKEMKAGLGPAKGKDFATSIGPYIVTKDELEEFRDGDRLNLEMTAKVNGKQLSKGNFKHIHHSFEQMIERASSDATLYPGDIIGSGTVSTGCILELGTDIHSWLQPGDVVELEITGLGKLTNEIM comes from the coding sequence ATGATTATCTTGAAACTAATAACCTTTAAAGACAAGGACGGGACTATTAAAGCAGGGTGGATAGAGAAAGAACAAGTTTTTGATATGGAAAAGGCAAGCGGGGGTAAACTGCCTGGCTCAATACTTGGTTTTCTGGAACAGTTTGAAGAAAACTATAATCTCGCCAGCCAAATTGCTGGCCATGATCAATTGGGCACGTACAAGCTAAACGAAATTGAACTTTTAGCGCCTTTGCCGAACCCTAGAAGTGTGCGGGATTTTATGGCATTTGAAGGTCATGTCGCGACTATAGCAGCCAAAAATAAGCAAAATGTTGTGCCAGAGTGGTATGAGATTCCGGTGTTTTACTTTACGAATCACCATGCCATTACAGGGCCGAATCAGAAAATCAAGCGCCCAGCCCAATGCAGTGAACTGGATTATGAATTGGAAATTGCTTGTATCATAGGCAGAGAAGGCAGAAATATAAGTGCTGAACAAGCTGAAGATTATATAGCAGGGTACACCATTTTGAATGACTGGTCTGCACGGGATCTGCAAATGAAGGAAATGAAGGCGGGATTAGGACCAGCCAAAGGCAAGGACTTTGCTACATCGATTGGACCGTATATTGTGACAAAGGATGAACTGGAAGAATTCCGAGATGGAGACAGATTAAACCTGGAAATGACAGCTAAAGTTAATGGAAAGCAGCTATCTAAGGGAAACTTCAAACATATTCATCATTCATTTGAACAAATGATTGAGCGGGCATCCTCGGATGCGACCCTATATCCTGGAGATATCATTGGGTCAGGTACAGTTAGTACGGGCTGTATCCTGGAATTAGGAACGGATATTCACAGTTGGCTTCAGCCGGGGGACGTAGTGGAACTTGAAATTACCGGTTTGGGTAAACTCACCAATGAGATTATGTAA
- a CDS encoding iron-containing alcohol dehydrogenase family protein — MSQQHFKFSMPTEIIYGMNSVKHKLPATIRSLQKAKVFVATDPGLLNTGIIDAVTSLLNKNGIDTVVFADVEPNPHAQTVMKGAQMYKQESCEMILAIGGGSPMDFGKAVSAIVAHEGHILDYRRGQKPLHEDIPLLIAIPTTAGTGSEVTPVSVITDHEAGRKYVIASPMLAPKAAFIDPSLTTSLPRHVVSATGVDALVHAIESYTSLKSNPITDGLAFKAIKMIKENLPASYAHPDNLEARAQIHLASTMAGISFGMAGVALVHSCSHPMSALYQVPHGLANAILLPHIIEHNLIANYEKYANIARVFEPSLTFENDRNAAGKLAPLLKEFNKALDIPDNFSYLKLDFTDEMVDRLTIDAMNDLGTIPNNPRKADKEDIRQIYKKVLPMALSLEKIRLN, encoded by the coding sequence TTGAGTCAGCAACATTTTAAATTTTCCATGCCAACAGAAATTATCTATGGCATGAATAGTGTTAAACATAAGCTTCCAGCAACAATAAGAAGCCTTCAAAAAGCAAAGGTCTTTGTTGCCACTGACCCAGGACTTCTTAATACAGGAATAATAGATGCGGTTACCTCATTATTAAATAAGAACGGCATTGATACAGTCGTGTTTGCTGATGTTGAGCCGAATCCCCATGCACAGACTGTTATGAAGGGTGCACAGATGTATAAACAGGAATCCTGCGAAATGATCCTTGCCATAGGGGGAGGAAGCCCCATGGACTTCGGAAAAGCGGTAAGTGCGATTGTTGCCCATGAAGGACACATCCTGGATTATCGTCGCGGTCAAAAGCCCCTCCATGAAGATATTCCTTTACTCATTGCTATTCCTACGACGGCTGGAACCGGTTCGGAGGTGACTCCCGTCTCGGTGATTACCGATCATGAGGCGGGCAGAAAATATGTAATCGCTTCCCCAATGCTTGCACCAAAGGCGGCCTTTATCGATCCAAGTTTAACCACTTCACTTCCGCGGCATGTCGTTTCAGCTACTGGAGTGGATGCTTTAGTACATGCCATTGAGTCTTATACATCACTTAAATCAAACCCAATAACAGATGGATTAGCCTTTAAAGCAATCAAAATGATTAAGGAAAATTTGCCGGCAAGCTATGCGCACCCGGATAACCTTGAAGCCAGGGCACAAATACACCTGGCCAGCACAATGGCAGGTATATCCTTTGGAATGGCGGGCGTAGCACTAGTCCATTCTTGCTCGCATCCGATGTCGGCTTTATATCAGGTGCCTCATGGACTTGCGAATGCCATATTGCTGCCGCACATTATAGAACATAACTTAATAGCTAACTATGAAAAGTATGCCAATATTGCAAGGGTTTTTGAACCGTCGCTGACATTCGAAAATGATAGAAATGCTGCAGGGAAACTAGCTCCATTGCTTAAAGAGTTTAATAAAGCTCTGGATATTCCAGATAATTTTAGTTATCTAAAGCTAGATTTTACGGATGAAATGGTGGATCGCTTAACTATAGATGCCATGAATGATTTAGGCACGATTCCTAATAATCCCCGGAAAGCAGATAAAGAAGATATTCGTCAAATTTATAAAAAAGTATTGCCGATGGCTTTAAGTTTAGAAAAAATTCGGTTAAATTAA
- a CDS encoding penicillin-binding transpeptidase domain-containing protein: MRKVLYFVFAVLILAALSGCNKEIKPQDRFSQYVEHWNKQEFEKMYEFLSKDAKQSISKKDFAARYEKVYKDLEIDNLKVTYKPDMEKEYKKEENASFPFSASMDSAAGKIEFTYDAKLVKEEKEEEDNWFVAWDTTYIFPELGPEDKISYSTVPAQRGDIVDRTGDPLALNGTLYEIGVVPEQMGDQKEQTIKGLSSALGMSEEQINKSLNASWVQPGYFVPIKKVSPDDRTTLDKVFALKGVLKQDVKGRVYPMGESAAHLIGYVGQITADEMKEREGYSSTDIIGKRGLEQVLEERLKGSNGIKIGIKKKDGSEVVLSEKPVENGENVQLTIDMNLQKSLYTELGGKPGTAAAIDPVTGNTLALVSSPSFDPNQASLGFTADEWKAMEGNKDMPLLTRFKQTYAPGSVMKPLTGAVGLTEGTLTLDETINVKGLQWQKDSSWGGYKVTRVKDPGGPVNFEKAMMYSDNIYFAQQALELGNEKFSAGLKKFAFEEEIPYAFPLEQSKIGGLDTEILLADSGYGQGQVEMSIVHLAASYTPFINKGSMIKPVLLEEEEKGQVLKEAVMSEETANTVAAAMAKVIQDPSGTGRAAYMKDYTLAGKTGTAELKKSANEKGQENGLFVAYNPQSPKLLIAMMIEGVEKSGGSKVVVEKVKKVFEEHKGRF, from the coding sequence ATGAGAAAGGTTCTATATTTTGTTTTTGCTGTCCTGATTTTGGCCGCTTTGAGCGGGTGCAATAAGGAAATTAAGCCGCAGGATCGCTTTTCACAGTATGTGGAGCATTGGAATAAGCAGGAGTTTGAGAAGATGTATGAATTCCTGTCGAAGGATGCGAAGCAGTCGATCAGCAAAAAGGATTTTGCAGCCCGTTATGAAAAGGTTTACAAGGATTTAGAGATAGATAATCTGAAGGTAACATACAAGCCGGATATGGAAAAAGAATACAAAAAAGAAGAAAATGCGAGCTTTCCTTTTTCAGCAAGCATGGATAGTGCAGCCGGCAAGATTGAGTTTACCTATGATGCCAAGCTTGTGAAGGAGGAAAAGGAAGAGGAAGACAATTGGTTTGTTGCCTGGGATACGACTTATATTTTTCCGGAGCTGGGGCCAGAGGATAAAATCAGTTATTCAACTGTTCCTGCACAGCGCGGAGATATTGTAGACCGCACAGGTGACCCGCTTGCCTTAAATGGCACCCTTTATGAAATTGGTGTTGTTCCTGAACAGATGGGTGATCAGAAGGAGCAGACGATCAAAGGTTTGTCTTCAGCATTGGGAATGTCAGAAGAGCAGATTAATAAAAGCTTGAATGCAAGCTGGGTACAGCCAGGTTACTTCGTGCCAATTAAGAAGGTTTCCCCAGATGATAGGACAACATTAGATAAAGTGTTCGCACTAAAAGGTGTCCTGAAGCAGGATGTCAAAGGCAGAGTCTACCCGATGGGTGAGTCGGCTGCTCACCTAATTGGCTATGTTGGACAGATTACAGCAGATGAAATGAAAGAGCGTGAAGGCTATTCAAGCACTGATATAATCGGAAAAAGAGGACTTGAACAGGTCCTTGAGGAACGTTTGAAAGGTTCAAATGGAATTAAAATTGGAATCAAGAAGAAAGACGGTTCTGAAGTGGTCCTCTCTGAAAAACCGGTAGAGAACGGTGAAAATGTTCAGCTTACCATTGATATGAACCTGCAGAAGTCTCTTTACACAGAGCTGGGTGGAAAGCCGGGAACCGCAGCAGCGATCGATCCGGTTACCGGAAATACGCTGGCGCTCGTCAGCAGCCCGAGCTTTGATCCGAACCAGGCTTCACTCGGGTTTACCGCGGATGAGTGGAAGGCAATGGAAGGCAATAAGGACATGCCGCTTCTGACACGATTTAAGCAAACCTATGCGCCAGGTTCAGTGATGAAGCCGCTGACAGGCGCAGTCGGACTGACAGAAGGAACATTAACGCTTGATGAAACGATTAATGTTAAGGGCCTTCAATGGCAGAAGGACAGTTCATGGGGCGGCTATAAAGTCACTCGTGTTAAAGACCCCGGGGGACCGGTCAACTTTGAAAAAGCCATGATGTATTCGGATAATATCTATTTTGCCCAGCAGGCCCTTGAACTGGGAAATGAAAAGTTTTCAGCTGGACTTAAGAAGTTCGCGTTTGAAGAGGAAATTCCATACGCATTCCCGCTGGAGCAATCCAAAATTGGCGGTCTGGATACTGAAATTCTTCTGGCTGATTCTGGCTACGGCCAGGGTCAGGTGGAAATGAGCATTGTCCATCTTGCAGCGTCTTATACACCTTTCATCAATAAGGGTTCCATGATCAAGCCTGTTCTCCTGGAAGAAGAAGAAAAGGGCCAGGTGCTGAAAGAAGCTGTCATGAGCGAAGAAACAGCGAACACAGTGGCAGCCGCAATGGCTAAAGTAATCCAGGACCCAAGCGGAACCGGCCGTGCTGCTTACATGAAAGATTATACGCTGGCTGGGAAAACAGGAACAGCCGAGCTGAAGAAAAGTGCAAATGAAAAGGGCCAGGAAAATGGGCTGTTTGTTGCATACAATCCGCAGTCTCCGAAGCTGCTTATCGCGATGATGATAGAGGGCGTTGAAAAAAGTGGAGGGTCGAAAGTGGTAGTGGAGAAAGTGAAGAAAGTATTTGAGGAGCATAAAGGGCGGTTTTAA